The following DNA comes from Gambusia affinis linkage group LG21, SWU_Gaff_1.0, whole genome shotgun sequence.
CAGACACTTCGTCCAGTTTATCAGGAGCTATCAGCGGAGCCAGACAACGGCTGCGGAAACGAGCGGCTGGTgagtttaaaaacacacagaggaaaaactAGAGGGAATTACTGCTTACTGATAAGAAGCAATGGAGAAAGTGAGCTGTTAGAAACGGACATGtcagaaactaataaaaacacgGTCTTATTAAACAGCGGTCACTATGAATTGTGTATAGTTGCCTGACAAAACTGTCTAAAGAAggtcagtttatttgttttgacgTGTAGGTTTTTCAGGAAGGCATGGCTACTGAATTTAAATAAGTTCTGATAAATAACGTTAATATTATTTAGTTCAGTGAGCATTATCACATGAAGTACTTTTTTCCCCGCCTTATGCGGTGAGGTTGGTATCTGAGTGGAACTGACCTTGATTAGCTCCCGAATGTCATGTCGTATAGGTACATCTTAATTCCTTTTAATCCCTCCCCAGCAGATTGCAGGCCAGCAGACCTCTGGCCTTTATTCTCCTTTAGCTGATCATTGTCTCAATGCGACCTGGACAGAGCTGGTATTTGTTTCGAGAGAGTACCTATAATAATAACTTGAAGAAAGATACATTTAATTCCTAATGAGTTGCACAGATTATTCGTAATTTTGGAGATGAGTCACACTATAGTAGAgagttttataattaaatacattttacttagCCTTTATCCATAGCTTATTTCTCTGAAGTTAATTTATAATGTGTAAACAACACACGACTATTCATTGTGTTTACtctattttaatgaaattttatgAAACACCTACTACTTGTATATTAGACAGTGATTCtcccacaaaaaacaaatacaataaaaactatagattttttttgtcatgtccTGACCTTTAGATGCCTTTGTTATATGGTAAACATATAAACTTATAAAGCTAcatgtgtatttttaatggAATAGCAtgttaagaaacatttttatttatttccttgaAAGACTGACCATAAGTAGTTTGGAACTTTTTTGTATAGTATTCTTTGTAGCTTGGCAActgttagaaaaacaacaacaacaataagtAACTGTTGCTAACTTATTTTGCAGCATGCCTGATTATTTTAGCCAGGATGCAAGTATCATTTTTGTTAGAGTTGTATCcagataaatcacatttttatgataAGCCAAAGATTAATCTGTTCAGCAAGCTAAAACacgttttaaaaaaagcttgaGGTTTGGATCATTAAGAACACATTTAGCTGATCTGGAGTATCTTGTGTTGCAACAAAACGCTAACAGCTAAGCTAGGGCCGGCCATCACTGTTTTCAAACTAAGATTGGATGAAGTGTATTTGCTCCTCCATTGCAGGCTACCAACCAGAGTAAAAAcctgatattttaaaaagcagaacaaaaaacatgccCAATATTCTGCGCAATAACTATTTGCAAACTACGGctttaaacaacatttattctgttttgcttttgttctgaaGCCTACAAATCtaagtcaaaataatatgtaaatgtAATAGATAACAATTGTGACTACAAGCATCATCATATTATTTCAACAGTCTGTTTctactttaaataaaagcagctaTTTTGTAATAACACATTAATTTCTGGCGCTGTGGTGCAAGCGTAAAGAGAAAATGAGGTTTATTGTAAGGGCTCTGTAGTTGTTGTCCCTGTAATTTTGTAGGAACCTTTAGGGTGGGGGATTTTCCTCAGCATAACAGCCAAACAGCGTGATCACTATACCCTGTGGCGTCGATCAAATCCTCCTGCCAGGCAGTGAGCTCGGGGGATGTTGTGGATGCCGGTAAGCGTGTTGGTGATGTAACAACCTATTTACATCTCCCATGGACTAATCCCTCCGGGGCTGGCCGTGTCATCACCCCGGGGTGTTCATGTCACAGCTTCCTACACGTCTAAAGGGCTGCACACCTGATCCTTCTCTTCCAGgcaaaaaacaagaagtgatcAGAGCATCATCTTTATCCCAGCTCTCTTATAATTCAGATTTAGGAGATTGTTTAAGGTGATTAGGAGTCTATAAATAATGTTCCATTTAGAATTGACATGTTGCtaatggatttcttttttcttcttttcatcttCAGATGCTTCTTTACTACAAACTCAACTACATCGCCAAGATACGCCTCCTATATTCATGGACAGGAAACTGCAAGAAGGCCTTTAAACTCCTGACTCAGTAGATGTGGAGCATTTTCCCTGGTTGAAGAGTTTTCATTTTGGAATAGaagaagtgaaatattttgtcgGTCAGACCAAACATTAGGtcaaatgaagaaaacaggaaagtaATTTGAACTGTTACATCAGAGCTGCTCACCTAACACATAAAGAGAACTGAGACGCTGATGAAACAATTTTAAGAGAAGATGAATCGCTACACCACCCTGAAGCAGCTGGGTGATGGCACCTACGGCAGTGTGCTGATGGGGAGAAGCAATGAGTCTGGAGAACTCGTAGCTATCAAGAGGTagggatttcatttttttttcttagtaaaCCATTGTAAATGGTTACCTAAAGCAAAAATTCTGAAGTTAGAATAGAATAATATTTAGACAGATTAATAATATGACACATTCACgcgtaaatattttttcaacaatGATTATTTGAACCACaggaatgtgcaaaaaaatttgAAGCAAAATGTAGACCATTCTCTAATtgcttttatctgaaaacagaCAAGCAACAATTATTGATACTGATGGTAAAATGAGAGAATTACAGTCTTGATGTTAtctataatgtttttattttgatgtttgacACTTGTACAGGAGCAACACATAATTTTAATTGTGTAGagtattatatttttctgtcctAAGGTCTTTTATAGAGTAACAGAAGTCTAACACCTAGGTGGCAAATTTGATGGTTCTGTTTGCATACAGTCAAAGACTGCAGCTGGTTTCTTTGCAGATGGTTCATTTATACTGTATTAATTGTTGTAGATCAGCCTTACTTTAATAGGAATAATGAGATGCCCTCCTTTTGCTTTTACAATATGAATATCCACATTTTTcgagaccaaaaatatttccaaacattgctgctttgctttgtttcccAAGATATTCAGCAAGAAGTGCTAcaaatgaaatagaaaaataaatccagttatATGGAAATTTTTTAAGTGGAGCTTTTGTTATATGAAATATCTGTGATATTCTCAAGCAGTCATTGTTAACAGATGTACCGTAATATAAAACTATCGAATTAGGCGCTGGGTTAATTAGCCTATTTCAGCTTTCTTGCGATCAATAGTGCAAACAAACCAGTAGCCTACATTTCTTTGTCCGACTCTCAGCTTCAGTGTTCAATAATAGACGAGAAACCCGGGAGATGGGTTCACTTGTTGATCATTTGGTTACCATGCAAGATAATACATGTGGTGACGGCGAAAGGCAGCGAAAGTAGAGGGTAGGGTGTGTCAGGTTCCTGATATTGTGGAGCAGATGAGGAGAAAAGGATTTGTGCTCACTCTAGCTCTTATGTAATTCCAGAGGGTGGGAGAGATATTGTTGATTTCAGAGGATAAACCAGTGCCAGCTGGCACACTGCTTCCCATGCATATGGTAACAACACTGGCAAATTAATTGGTGAAgtccaaatgtgaaaaaggaatGTTTGACAACAAAAAGAGTCACTTTGGCTGTAAAATCTTGGACCCTTGAAGCCTTGTACTTGTAATAATGTAAGCTGCAACTGAAGACAGGTCAAAGGGCTTGAATTATTTATAGAGTGACACAAAAGACATAGTGCCATTACTGTAAAGATAATAATAGTGCTTTGTTGCGTGTTCAAGATAAGATAGTTTCTTTTGCTGCACATCTACACATCAGCATCTCATTCTTTTATCTCCTGTCTTTCCTAGGATGAAGAGAAAGTTCTACTCATGGGAAGAATGTATGAATCTAAGGGAAGTCAAGGTAGGGATGTGTCACTGGCATCACTGAAACCCAGGGAAGGAATTCAAATAGGCTGCTTTGAGATGCAAGAAATGCAACACACTTgatgtttcagtgtttgaaaCTGAAACGGTTTGACAGGAGCTTCAGTGTCAGTGTGCCGATTAAAGATGAAGTCAGAGAAAAAGTGTGGACAAAACAATTTCCAAAGCGAAATATATTTTCCGCGGAGACTTCCAGGTTGTTTATTGAATTCATTCAGTGCTGTTAATTACAGCTCTTTAAGAGAAATCGAGGTCATTAGAAATATGTATTAAAAGGTGATAAATTTGCGAAACCAGCGTTGAAGTTCACCACAAAATTGACATTCCATCTTCTAAGAATGGTGCATCCTTCTAACAGAAGTGTCAATTTGTTGTTAATGTACATAAATAAGCATGATCTTTCAGGCTTtatagtgtgttttttttgtctttcacattgtctctctctctctctgtagtCTTTGAAGAAACTGAACCATGCGAATGTGGTGAAACTAAAGGAGGTTATCAGAGAGAATGATCACCTCTACTTTGTTTTTGAGTACATGAAAGAAAACCTGTATCAACTAATGAAGGACAGGTAAGAAGAGGAAGAACACAGTCTGTGTACTGATGGTTTATAGTGATATTAGAGTATCAGAAATATCTGGATCACAAAAAAgtatcttaaaatgttttagacaacagggtttccctcagtgtgtAATAAGCCAGGCCACCAGGcgttacttgtgcccccaccggGATCAGCATtgttaatttattagtttttttaatgattacctttttaagactttatatttgGTGTTTATGTATTAATGTAccagtcttttaaaaatgtgtaactaTCAAATGATATTtccaaatttcctgtcaacattTCTTAACTCAAAATCACGGCGGGTGGCTGGATGACAGGCGTAGCGCCCTTAGAACCGgtcttagcaagttttctgggggaaatccTGGACAAGTATTATTACTATTGGGTGTTTGTTGTCTATGTTTTTCtaggaatattttaattttatttcctaatgcattgtaaaaaaaataaaaatcaacagcCTTAAAGGCTTAGAGTTAAGAGTCTCATCTCAAGAGGTTTTGATGTGTATACACGCCCCAGTGTGTATACTTGCAGAGCACAGTTTGGTCTTTCCGGTAAAtacaaaacatagaaaagaGAATCTGTTCCTAATGTTTTATAATCAAAAAGAATAGTCACTAAACCTTGCTCTACAAGAGAACTATATTTGTGATGACTTTTTTGTCTGACTGCCCCTCAAAATGAAATGTCAATTTGTATGTTTACAGAAGAAAATTGTTTCCTGAGTCAGTGATAAGAAACATAAGCTTTCAGATTTTGCAAGGCCTCTCATTTATTCACAAGCACGGTAGGTGTACCGTGCTGGGGTGATTGCTTTCAGATCTGTGAGAGCTGTTTCATTCTGCAAGAGTCAGTGTGAAAGTATTGGCattattttcaaatctaaatttCGGAGGAAAATCGTGACACTGCATGTAGTGATTTTCCAGAGAACCATAGCTGCattgttttaaatgcatcaaattcTTGCAGTATGTGAACGCTCCATAACTTGCCTGATGGAAACATTTGTCTAACTCTCTGATCTGTTCTGTATCTAAGTGATGAAAGGATGCATGGATGCTCTCACTTTTTATCTTTAggtattatttgttttaactaGATGAAATCATCACAACatcacaaataagaaaaaaatgtatgtcaTACAAAAGCACTCATGTGTAAATATACTTTCTGTTGAGCCACTCAAAGGTATTCGTGCCCTTCCACAAATCAGTGTTTTTTAATAGGAGAATTGCATGAAATTGTTGAAAACAGACCAAGAATAGTCTCGTTTCCAGTCTGCCATGACCAATGTTGGGGATACTGAAAACAGGTTAAAGGAGCTCTGGTCAGAAAAGAACAAAGCTttactttttcaccaatatgcAAGTTGCTTTGTGAGGTAGGAAAACTACAGCTGCACACCCTGTAACAACCTAATGCTAAAACTTGGCAGTATAAAACCATAGGGAAAACCTGTCGGAGATGGCAAAGGGTTTGGAGTGGGGGTTAGGATCACCTTCCACTTTGAAAATGATTGTAAACATATAGCCACATTTACTGTGGATTGGTTTGGAATAGTAATGGTAATTGTATTACTGTATGTTAGAGTGACTCAGTTAAAGCCCTGACCTAAACCCAGTTCAGAATATGTTGTGAACTTGTTATTCATAAAATTTGAGTTTTAGCAGTTTTAGAAAGAGGGACCATCACTACCTAAATATTTCAAAGCCAAGAAGAACTGCCACGAAAATTGGTTGAACGATTCActtgtatataaaaataatgtccAAAGCCACCTATAATATCCTTTCACTTCAGAGGTATGTACTACTTTATGTCGATAAATGACAGAAAGTACAAAAGATACTTTGAAATTGTGggttgaaatgtgacaaattatcccaaaaaaagttcaagggttGCAAAAATTATTGCATAAAAGCACTATAAACATCCAAGCATCCCTCCATCCAAAATGCACGTACCTTTCCAGACTTCtcttttcttaacatttttctttgatttcccTTCTatcctttcttctcttttttttctctttgatgtGCTGTTAGAGAGAATAAGATGTTCACAGAGAATGAAATTAGGAACATCATGTTTCAAGTGCTGTCTGGGTTGGCTTTTGTGCATAAGCATGGTAAGGggctttgtcatttttctcttttggaaaAAGTAACATGACCTTTTGCTTTTTAGGTTTGATATATTTCATGTAAACAATCTTGTCACCGTGACCCATGAGAAGGAATACATTGCATATGCAAATACATTGGTGTTATTAGGTATAGCCACTAGGTATGCCTATGCTTTCTCTAGAATAAAATTTATAGAGACATACAGCAAAATATATCTTTTGAGGCCATTAAACACTTTCACCCCTTTGGCTATATTTGATTGATTTACAAACAGGTGATTGCATTATCTAAATATGGGAGAGATTTTTCAGTTTCCTACCATACACAACCTTCTGAACTCACATTTCATTGGAAATGTGGAGTGAATGAAATATTTGCtggtaaatttgttttgtttgtttgtaattgaatatttaatcaaaagCGAGTCAAGCTCAAAAGACTGGAGGTCAGTGGATGACAAGATTGTCCGTTTTGgcccaaaacacaaaaataaaaactggattaTGTTGATATTATCTTACATTTAAAGCCCAGCTGACGCacagtaaatttatttagtgCAGGAATGAAAATGAAGTGTAGTGATCTTTTCTAAGCGGGGagttaattattaaatttttcagccaatcaaagagtggattcaaaatatttcctttcatattttcatcattatCTTGCTGCCTGATTATAAACTCTGCGTTATAATTTTTCCAGGTTTCTTCCATCGAGACATGAAGCCAGAGAACCTGCTGTGCATGGGTCCAGAACTGGTTAAAATAGCCGACTTTGGACTGGCCAGAGAGATCCGCTCCAAACCTCCTTACACAGATTATGTTTCAAcaagatggtaaaaaaaatagatttcctGCATTTGGAGAAATATGATGTCAaagcagttgtttttgtttttgctaaaaagcttagatttttattttattttattttatgctgctTGAAATCAACTTTTATATTGAGGTATTTCTGGTCTGTGTCAAGGTACCGCGCTCCTGAGGTGTTGCTAAGGTCATCTACCTACAGCTCTCCTATTGATCTATGGGCTGTGGGCTGCATCATGGCTGAACTTTACACCCTTAGACCTCTTTTTCCTGGAAATAGTGAAGTGGATGAGATCTTTAAGATCTGCCAAGTTCTGGGCACCGTTAAAAAGGTGAGGAATTTCTGGACGGAAAGAGGTGGAAAAGACAGCCTTAAATCAAGTCTTAATTTCATTAACTTAGCTGCTCCTGTAAAGTTATAACTATTTTATTGGTATTACTACGAAGACATCTTAAGACAGCATCGCTCAGCCCtaatatctatatttaaaagggtggggtgtttttttttttttatcattttatccaGTTATTAAGAGTCAATGTGAAAGCCATTGCAACCCCAAAGTtgcaggttgcagacccctTGGTTTgagaaagtaacaaaaatatagaattaTATTATATCTTATGTAACAAAACAGTTAaatgccattttaaaaatgcattgtaGAGACAATATTTGATAGgcaaggcttttttttttttttgcacctgaTGATTTGATTATCTTTACAATTAGATGGATTGGCCAGAGGGCTACCATCTAGCATCTGCCATGAATTTTCGCTTCCCCCAATGTGTGCCGACCCACTTGAAGACCCTAATTCCAAATGCCAGCAAGGAGGCCATTGCACTAATGCAGGACTTTCTGCAGTGGGACCCTAAGAAAAGGCCCACTGCTGTACAGGTCGGCAAAACTAATGTTCTGAAATAAAGTCTTAACACTGTCCAGTGTTCATGCTTTTAAATTGTATATTGGTAGTAACAGTTTAACATATTCTACCCGTTCTGTTCTCTCCCCGGCAAGGCCTTGCGGTATCCTTACTTCCAAGTAGGCCAGGTGTTGGGGCCTCGTCCTCAGAGCCAAGAGGCTAAGAAGGTCCAAGCTCGTCCGATGGTTCAGAAGCAGCTCTCTGAGTCAAAGACAGATCCCCAGCAGTCATCGTCAGACTCCAAAGCTTCCGCATCTTCAAGAAACTATTTGCAGCATCAGCCTCTTCAGCAGATCCCAATGCCTCAAGTTGACAGTAAAACCGAAGGCATCAGCCACGCAGTGAGTAGCCTAATACAATTCTTAAACACCTCTGTATGGATCAAAACATAA
Coding sequences within:
- the mak gene encoding serine/threonine-protein kinase MAK isoform X1, with translation MNRYTTLKQLGDGTYGSVLMGRSNESGELVAIKRMKRKFYSWEECMNLREVKSLKKLNHANVVKLKEVIRENDHLYFVFEYMKENLYQLMKDRENKMFTENEIRNIMFQVLSGLAFVHKHGFFHRDMKPENLLCMGPELVKIADFGLAREIRSKPPYTDYVSTRWYRAPEVLLRSSTYSSPIDLWAVGCIMAELYTLRPLFPGNSEVDEIFKICQVLGTVKKMDWPEGYHLASAMNFRFPQCVPTHLKTLIPNASKEAIALMQDFLQWDPKKRPTAVQALRYPYFQVGQVLGPRPQSQEAKKVQARPMVQKQLSESKTDPQQSSSDSKASASSRNYLQHQPLQQIPMPQVDSKTEGISHAKATSMGSENAVGSSGMGLLKSGRRRWGQAVSKTSDSWDESDQSETAASNSKKPSLGTAEGDRKQEPCSQPKEQKPLYSFSTVTKIPSNVKVGQADYNLPGSAARQHYLGQSRYLPGLIGKTQTSSGEKELSAMTLRDLWENSSNIANKPLCPIGGGLAVTRANAEENATKSVDSTPEKTVVKERILEKIDLSKGNFVSTKYNLSGGYIPSFQKKEVGTVGQRIQLAPLAGQHSINLSSNSSPDHKKEKTKSAKLKPISNSSLSETNEDYEGWKRRADRTQVKGSSFSALGKTSGNLLSRAPAVQPVHGRVDWTSKYGGNR
- the mak gene encoding serine/threonine-protein kinase MAK isoform X6, with translation MNRYTTLKQLGDGTYGSVLMGRSNESGELVAIKRMKRKFYSWEECMNLREVKSLKKLNHANVVKLKEVIRENDHLYFVFEYMKENLYQLMKDRENKMFTENEIRNIMFQVLSGLAFVHKHGFFHRDMKPENLLCMGPELVKIADFGLAREIRSKPPYTDYVSTRWYRAPEVLLRSSTYSSPIDLWAVGCIMAELYTLRPLFPGNSEVDEIFKICQVLGTVKKMDWPEGYHLASAMNFRFPQCVPTHLKTLIPNASKEAIALMQDFLQWDPKKRPTAVQALRYPYFQVGQVLGPRPQSQEAKKVQARPMVQKQLSESKTDPQQSSSDSKASASSRNYLQHQPLQQIPMPQVDSKTEGISHAKATSMGSENAVGSSGMGLLKSGRRRWGQAVSKTSDSWDESDQSETAASNSKKPSLGTAEGDRKQEPCSQPKEQKPLYSFSTVTKIPSNVKVGQADYNLPGSAARQHYLGQSRYLPGLIGKTQTSSGEKELSAMTLRDLWENSSNIANKPLCPIGGGLAVTRANAEENATKSVDSTPEKTVVKERILEKIDLSKGNFVSTKYNLSGGYIPSFQKKEVGTVGQRIQLAPLAGQHSNYEGWKRRADRTQVKGSSFSALGKTSGNLLSRAPAVQPVHGRVDWTSKYGGNR
- the mak gene encoding serine/threonine-protein kinase MAK isoform X4 gives rise to the protein MNRYTTLKQLGDGTYGSVLMGRSNESGELVAIKRMKRKFYSWEECMNLREVKSLKKLNHANVVKLKEVIRENDHLYFVFEYMKENLYQLMKDRENKMFTENEIRNIMFQVLSGLAFVHKHGFFHRDMKPENLLCMGPELVKIADFGLAREIRSKPPYTDYVSTRWYRAPEVLLRSSTYSSPIDLWAVGCIMAELYTLRPLFPGNSEVDEIFKICQVLGTVKKMDWPEGYHLASAMNFRFPQCVPTHLKTLIPNASKEAIALMQDFLQWDPKKRPTAVQALRYPYFQVGQVLGPRPQSQEAKKVQARPMVQKQLSESKTDPQQSSSDSKASASSRNYLQHQPLQQIPMPQVDSKTEGISHAKATSMGSENAVGSSGMGLLKSGRRRWGQAVSKTSDSWDESDQSETAASNSKKPSLGTAEGDRKQEPCSQPKEQKPLYSFSTVTKIPSNVKVGQADYNLPGSAARQHYLGQSRYLPGLIGKTQTSSGEKELSAMTLRDLWENSSNIANKPLCPIGGGLAVTRANAGNFVSTKYNLSGGYIPSFQKKEVGTVGQRIQLAPLAGQHSINLSSNSSPDHKKEKTKSAKLKPISNSSLSETNEDYEGWKRRADRTQVKGSSFSALGKTSGNLLSRAPAVQPVHGRVDWTSKYGGNR
- the mak gene encoding serine/threonine-protein kinase MAK isoform X7, whose product is MNRYTTLKQLGDGTYGSVLMGRSNESGELVAIKRMKRKFYSWEECMNLREVKSLKKLNHANVVKLKEVIRENDHLYFVFEYMKENLYQLMKDRENKMFTENEIRNIMFQVLSGLAFVHKHGFFHRDMKPENLLCMGPELVKIADFGLAREIRSKPPYTDYVSTRWYRAPEVLLRSSTYSSPIDLWAVGCIMAELYTLRPLFPGNSEVDEIFKICQVLGTVKKMDWPEGYHLASAMNFRFPQCVPTHLKTLIPNASKEAIALMQDFLQWDPKKRPTAVQALRYPYFQVGQVLGPRPQSQEAKKVQARPMVQKQLSESKTDPQQSSSDSKASASSRNYLQHQPLQQIPMPQVDSKTEGISHAKATSMGSENAVGSSGMGLLKSGRRRWGQAVSKTSDSWDESDQSETAASNSKKPSLGTAEGDRKQEPCSQPKEQKPLYSFSTVTKIPSNVKVGQADYNLPGSAARQHYLGQSRYLPGLIGKTQTSSGEKELSAMTLRDLWENSSNIANKPLCPIGGGLAVTRANAGNFVSTKYNLSGGYIPSFQKKEVGTVGQRIQLAPLAGQHSKKTKSAKLKPISNSSLSETNEDYEGWKRRADRTQVKGSSFSALGKTSGNLLSRAPAVQPVHGRVDWTSKYGGNR
- the mak gene encoding serine/threonine-protein kinase MAK isoform X9, with amino-acid sequence MNRYTTLKQLGDGTYGSVLMGRSNESGELVAIKRMKRKFYSWEECMNLREVKSLKKLNHANVVKLKEVIRENDHLYFVFEYMKENLYQLMKDRRKLFPESVIRNISFQILQGLSFIHKHGFFHRDMKPENLLCMGPELVKIADFGLAREIRSKPPYTDYVSTRWYRAPEVLLRSSTYSSPIDLWAVGCIMAELYTLRPLFPGNSEVDEIFKICQVLGTVKKMDWPEGYHLASAMNFRFPQCVPTHLKTLIPNASKEAIALMQDFLQWDPKKRPTAVQALRYPYFQVGQVLGPRPQSQEAKKVQARPMVQKQLSESKTDPQQSSSDSKASASSRNYLQHQPLQQIPMPQVDSKTEGISHAKATSMGSENAVGSSGMGLLKSGRRRWGQAVSKTSDSWDESDQSETAASNSKKPSLGTAEGDRKQEPCSQPKEQKPLYSFSTVTKIPSNVKVGQADYNLPGSAARQHYLGQSRYLPGLIGKTQTSSGEKELSAMTLRDLWENSSNIANKPLCPIGGGLAVTRANAGNFVSTKYNLSGGYIPSFQKKEVGTVGQRIQLAPLAGQHSNYEGWKRRADRTQVKGSSFSALGKTSGNLLSRAPAVQPVHGRVDWTSKYGGNR
- the mak gene encoding serine/threonine-protein kinase MAK isoform X2; this translates as MNRYTTLKQLGDGTYGSVLMGRSNESGELVAIKRMKRKFYSWEECMNLREVKSLKKLNHANVVKLKEVIRENDHLYFVFEYMKENLYQLMKDRRKLFPESVIRNISFQILQGLSFIHKHGFFHRDMKPENLLCMGPELVKIADFGLAREIRSKPPYTDYVSTRWYRAPEVLLRSSTYSSPIDLWAVGCIMAELYTLRPLFPGNSEVDEIFKICQVLGTVKKMDWPEGYHLASAMNFRFPQCVPTHLKTLIPNASKEAIALMQDFLQWDPKKRPTAVQALRYPYFQVGQVLGPRPQSQEAKKVQARPMVQKQLSESKTDPQQSSSDSKASASSRNYLQHQPLQQIPMPQVDSKTEGISHAKATSMGSENAVGSSGMGLLKSGRRRWGQAVSKTSDSWDESDQSETAASNSKKPSLGTAEGDRKQEPCSQPKEQKPLYSFSTVTKIPSNVKVGQADYNLPGSAARQHYLGQSRYLPGLIGKTQTSSGEKELSAMTLRDLWENSSNIANKPLCPIGGGLAVTRANAEENATKSVDSTPEKTVVKERILEKIDLSKGNFVSTKYNLSGGYIPSFQKKEVGTVGQRIQLAPLAGQHSINLSSNSSPDHKKEKTKSAKLKPISNSSLSETNEDYEGWKRRADRTQVKGSSFSALGKTSGNLLSRAPAVQPVHGRVDWTSKYGGNR
- the mak gene encoding serine/threonine-protein kinase MAK isoform X3 produces the protein MNRYTTLKQLGDGTYGSVLMGRSNESGELVAIKRMKRKFYSWEECMNLREVKSLKKLNHANVVKLKEVIRENDHLYFVFEYMKENLYQLMKDRENKMFTENEIRNIMFQVLSGLAFVHKHGFFHRDMKPENLLCMGPELVKIADFGLAREIRSKPPYTDYVSTRWYRAPEVLLRSSTYSSPIDLWAVGCIMAELYTLRPLFPGNSEVDEIFKICQVLGTVKKMDWPEGYHLASAMNFRFPQCVPTHLKTLIPNASKEAIALMQDFLQWDPKKRPTAVQALRYPYFQVGQVLGPRPQSQEAKKVQARPMVQKQLSESKTDPQQSSSDSKASASSRNYLQHQPLQQIPMPQVDSKTEGISHAKATSMGSENAVGSSGMGLLKSGRRRWGQAVSKTSDSWDESDQSETAASNSKKPSLGTAEGDRKQEPCSQPKEQKPLYSFSTVTKIPSNVKVGQADYNLPGSAARQHYLGQSRYLPGLIGKTQTSSGEKELSAMTLRDLWENSSNIANKPLCPIGGGLAVTRANAEENATKSVDSTPEKTVVKERILEKIDLSKGNFVSTKYNLSGGYIPSFQKKEVGTVGQRIQLAPLAGQHSKKTKSAKLKPISNSSLSETNEDYEGWKRRADRTQVKGSSFSALGKTSGNLLSRAPAVQPVHGRVDWTSKYGGNR
- the mak gene encoding serine/threonine-protein kinase MAK isoform X8; the protein is MNRYTTLKQLGDGTYGSVLMGRSNESGELVAIKRMKRKFYSWEECMNLREVKSLKKLNHANVVKLKEVIRENDHLYFVFEYMKENLYQLMKDRENKMFTENEIRNIMFQVLSGLAFVHKHGFFHRDMKPENLLCMGPELVKIADFGLAREIRSKPPYTDYVSTRWYRAPEVLLRSSTYSSPIDLWAVGCIMAELYTLRPLFPGNSEVDEIFKICQVLGTVKKMDWPEGYHLASAMNFRFPQCVPTHLKTLIPNASKEAIALMQDFLQWDPKKRPTAVQALRYPYFQVGQVLGPRPQSQEAKKVQARPMVQKQLSESKTDPQQSSSDSKASASSRNYLQHQPLQQIPMPQVDSKTEGISHAKATSMGSENAVGSSGMGLLKSGRRRWGQAVSKTSDSWDESDQSETAASNSKKPSLGTAEGDRKQEPCSQPKEQKPLYSFSTVTKIPSNVKVGQADYNLPGSAARQHYLGQSRYLPGLIGKTQTSSGEKELSAMTLRDLWENSSNIANKPLCPIGGGLAVTRANAGNFVSTKYNLSGGYIPSFQKKEVGTVGQRIQLAPLAGQHSNYEGWKRRADRTQVKGSSFSALGKTSGNLLSRAPAVQPVHGRVDWTSKYGGNR
- the mak gene encoding serine/threonine-protein kinase MAK isoform X10, which translates into the protein MNRYTTLKQLGDGTYGSVLMGRSNESGELVAIKRMKRKFYSWEECMNLREVKSLKKLNHANVVKLKEVIRENDHLYFVFEYMKENLYQLMKDRRKLFPESVIRNISFQILQGLSFIHKHGFFHRDMKPENLLCMGPELVKIADFGLAREIRSKPPYTDYVSTRWYRAPEVLLRSSTYSSPIDLWAVGCIMAELYTLRPLFPGNSEVDEIFKICQVLGTVKKMDWPEGYHLASAMNFRFPQCVPTHLKTLIPNASKEAIALMQDFLQWDPKKRPTAVQALRYPYFQVGQVLGPRPQSQEAKKVQARPMVQKQLSESKTDPQQSSSDSKASASSRNYLQHQPLQQIPMPQVDSKTEGISHAKATSMGSENAVGSSGMGLLKSGRRRWGQAVSKTSDSWDESDQSETAASNSKKPSLGTAEGDRKQEPCSQPKEQKPLYSFSTVTKIPSNVKVGQADYNLPGSAARQHYLGQSRYLPGLIGKTQTSSGEKELSAMTLRDLWENSSNIANKPLCPIGGGLAVTRANAEENATKSVDSTPEKTVVKERILEKIDLSKGNFVSTKYNLSGGYIPSFQKKEVGTVGQRIQLAPLAGQHSNYEGWKRRADRTQVKGSSFSALGKTSGNLLSRAPAVQPVHGRVDWTSKYGGNR